A region from the Paenibacillus humicola genome encodes:
- a CDS encoding AraC family transcriptional regulator, translating to MKQMLVTALDRTLPIFIEMMGWNEWQEEFIRPQGYHCYHWLQTTGGEGLFECSGNTVTLSPNQGILLQPNVPHRYKTLSHPWSTWYVTFSGNSAPFIVSALGLTTSSVIRWEPNSRLSTLHKRSRKLADRNFDFNGMEGSAFVYRFLIDLKQYGQVDNQRSFSQHTARLTPLFRFLDENYSNPVFGLSHMTDFAGVSSQHLNNLFRKTTGMSPYQYLIHLRVQKAKGFLVNEESLTVKAIASMVGFLDTSHFVSTFRKIESLTPERYRNLNIRINNSN from the coding sequence ATGAAACAGATGCTGGTCACAGCCCTTGACCGTACATTGCCTATATTCATCGAAATGATGGGCTGGAATGAATGGCAGGAAGAATTTATACGACCGCAAGGTTACCACTGTTATCATTGGCTGCAGACAACCGGCGGGGAAGGATTGTTTGAATGTTCCGGTAATACCGTGACCCTATCGCCAAATCAAGGGATTTTGTTACAGCCCAACGTTCCGCACCGTTATAAAACCCTTTCTCATCCTTGGTCGACGTGGTATGTCACGTTTAGTGGAAATTCTGCGCCATTCATCGTTTCCGCTCTCGGATTGACGACATCCTCCGTCATTCGTTGGGAACCAAATTCACGATTATCTACGCTGCATAAAAGAAGCCGAAAATTGGCAGACCGGAATTTCGATTTCAACGGAATGGAAGGTTCTGCGTTTGTCTATCGTTTTCTAATCGATCTGAAACAATATGGACAGGTTGATAATCAACGTTCCTTTTCCCAACATACAGCCAGATTAACGCCTCTTTTTCGATTTCTTGATGAGAATTATTCAAACCCGGTTTTTGGATTGAGCCACATGACGGATTTCGCCGGCGTCAGTTCCCAACATTTGAACAACCTGTTCAGAAAAACAACAGGGATGAGTCCATACCAATACCTCATCCATTTGCGAGTTCAGAAAGCCAAAGGGTTTCTGGTTAACGAAGAAAGCCTCACTGTGAAGGCGATCGCCTCCATGGTGGGTTTTTTGGATACCAGTCATTTTGTATCTACTTTCAGGAAAATCGAATCGTTGACTCCTGAGAGATATCGGAATCTAAATATTCGTATCAATAACTCAAATTGA